In a genomic window of Luoshenia tenuis:
- a CDS encoding ADP-ribosylglycohydrolase family protein yields MRIPKDYFSRVYAGWLGKVIGIRLGAPVEGWTYEKIARVYGELTDYPMAFRNFAADDDSNGPIFFARALEDCRDLTAFSAQDVGEALLNYAPFEHGFFWWGGYGVSTEHTAYLNLRSGIPAPRSGSSAQNGKTVAEQIGGQIFIDPWGLVAPGDPELAAGLARKAASVTHDGEGVYGGIFVACCISLAFTLKDIKDVMARALTFIPAQSEYARVVEAVSAFYRAHPEDWRACFGFVKANFGYDKYPGNCHIIPNAGVMALAMLYGGGDFSRTITICNMCGWDTDCNAGNVGCIMGVLCGLEGIDEKWIKPIGDFLACSSVLGALNAQDIPYGAGFFARMAYRLAGEEMPEAWQEVLSGPQQRCHFEFPGSTHALRVQTSGLYHLANSQEQAHTGCRSLRWVIGNAASGELHYLYKQTYYRPEDFDDSRYDPAFSPLVYPGQRLHLSIRPGLEPGEMAAWAQPYVRDGRTGEVVTGQWVALDQPRWYELSLQIPAGSGLIGQAGVILCGRGKGFETSSLTVYVDDLYFDGTPEYTVDFARENIEVWNGALHQEISQFTRLKGVAYLEGDCLGVSCHDFGAVYTGGDFEDYSCSATLEPVIGQWHLLNFRVQGAIRSYAAGFAPDGRLVLMKNQNGYRVLCSCPFPWEHAKRYRLRISARGAALSLAVDGQTLLSYEDGDAPYLRGAVGLCVLEGSHCRYRDLKVAGPV; encoded by the coding sequence ATGCGGATACCAAAGGATTATTTTTCCAGAGTGTATGCGGGCTGGCTGGGTAAGGTCATCGGCATCCGGCTGGGCGCGCCGGTAGAGGGCTGGACGTATGAAAAAATCGCCAGGGTGTATGGGGAATTGACGGATTACCCCATGGCCTTTCGCAACTTCGCCGCGGATGACGACAGCAACGGCCCGATCTTTTTTGCCCGCGCCCTGGAGGACTGCCGGGACCTTACGGCCTTTTCCGCCCAGGATGTGGGGGAAGCGCTGCTCAATTACGCCCCCTTTGAGCATGGCTTTTTCTGGTGGGGCGGTTACGGCGTCTCTACCGAGCATACGGCCTATCTGAATTTGCGCTCCGGCATCCCGGCCCCACGCAGCGGAAGCAGCGCGCAAAACGGCAAAACGGTAGCCGAGCAGATCGGCGGGCAGATCTTTATCGACCCCTGGGGCCTGGTGGCGCCGGGCGATCCGGAGCTGGCGGCCGGGCTGGCCCGCAAGGCGGCCAGCGTGACTCACGATGGCGAGGGCGTCTACGGCGGCATTTTTGTGGCCTGCTGCATCAGCCTGGCCTTTACCCTAAAGGATATTAAAGACGTGATGGCCCGGGCGTTAACCTTTATCCCGGCCCAGAGCGAGTACGCCCGGGTGGTGGAGGCGGTAAGCGCCTTTTACCGGGCGCACCCGGAGGACTGGCGGGCCTGTTTTGGCTTTGTTAAGGCGAATTTCGGCTACGATAAATACCCCGGCAACTGCCACATCATCCCCAACGCTGGGGTGATGGCGCTTGCCATGCTCTATGGCGGCGGGGATTTTAGCCGCACCATCACCATCTGCAACATGTGCGGCTGGGATACGGATTGCAATGCGGGCAATGTGGGCTGCATCATGGGGGTGCTGTGCGGCCTGGAGGGAATCGACGAGAAGTGGATCAAACCCATTGGCGATTTTCTGGCCTGTTCCAGCGTGCTGGGGGCGCTAAACGCGCAGGATATCCCCTATGGCGCGGGCTTTTTCGCCCGGATGGCTTACCGTCTGGCGGGGGAGGAGATGCCTGAAGCCTGGCAGGAGGTCTTATCCGGCCCGCAGCAGCGCTGCCATTTTGAGTTTCCCGGAAGCACGCACGCGCTGCGGGTGCAGACCAGCGGGCTATATCACCTGGCCAATAGCCAGGAGCAGGCGCACACCGGATGCCGCTCTTTGCGCTGGGTGATTGGCAACGCGGCCTCGGGCGAGCTGCATTACCTTTATAAGCAAACCTATTACCGTCCGGAGGACTTTGACGACTCGCGTTACGATCCGGCCTTCTCGCCGCTGGTCTATCCCGGCCAGCGTTTGCACCTGAGCATCCGCCCGGGCCTGGAGCCCGGAGAGATGGCGGCCTGGGCGCAGCCCTACGTGCGCGATGGGCGCACGGGCGAGGTGGTAACGGGGCAGTGGGTTGCGCTGGATCAGCCCAGGTGGTATGAGCTGTCCCTGCAGATCCCCGCCGGAAGCGGGCTGATCGGCCAGGCGGGCGTGATTTTGTGCGGCAGGGGCAAGGGGTTTGAGACCTCCTCGCTGACCGTGTATGTGGATGACCTGTATTTTGACGGGACGCCGGAGTATACCGTGGATTTTGCCCGGGAGAATATCGAGGTCTGGAACGGCGCGCTGCACCAGGAGATCAGCCAGTTTACCCGCCTGAAGGGGGTGGCCTATCTGGAGGGGGATTGCCTTGGGGTATCCTGCCATGATTTTGGCGCGGTCTACACCGGCGGGGATTTTGAGGATTACAGCTGCTCGGCCACGCTGGAGCCGGTCATCGGCCAGTGGCATCTGCTGAATTTCCGGGTGCAGGGGGCGATACGCAGCTATGCGGCGGGCTTTGCGCCCGACGGCCGGTTGGTGCTGATGAAGAACCAGAACGGTTACCGCGTCCTTTGCAGCTGCCCCTTCCCCTGGGAGCACGCAAAGCGCTACCGGCTGCGTATTTCGGCGCGCGGCGCAGCGTTATCCCTGGCGGTGGATGGGCAGACGCTGCTCTCTTATGAGGATGGGGATGCGCCTTACCTGCGCGGCGCCGTGGGGCTGTGCGTGCTGGAGGGCAGCCACTGCCGCTACCGGGATCTCAAGGTGGCCGGCCCGGTATAA
- the trxB gene encoding thioredoxin-disulfide reductase, which yields MLDCLIIGGGPAGLTAALYAARGGLDTLVLEKTFAGGQAATTSLIENYPGFPKGVEGPELAMLLQSQAEAMGAKFEYAQAERLELNGPVKAAILPGGERREARSLILALGAEPRTLGLADEARLRGRGVSYCATCDGAFFKDKEVFVVGGGDTAAEDALFLTRFAARVHLVHRRDALRAARVLQKRIFAHPKIVLHWDSVVTALSGDTRLEKITLQNRKTGAEQTLPADGLFVAIGTIPQTEIVRGQLALDEAGYILADDHMRTEIPGVFAAGDALQKPLRQIVTAAADGAVAGWQAESYIGELED from the coding sequence ATGCTGGATTGTTTGATCATCGGCGGCGGCCCGGCGGGGCTGACGGCCGCATTGTACGCTGCCCGGGGCGGCCTTGATACACTGGTGCTGGAAAAGACCTTTGCCGGCGGCCAGGCGGCCACCACCAGCCTGATCGAGAATTACCCCGGCTTCCCCAAAGGGGTGGAGGGGCCGGAGCTGGCCATGCTGCTCCAGAGCCAGGCCGAGGCCATGGGCGCCAAATTCGAGTACGCCCAGGCGGAGCGGCTGGAGCTAAACGGCCCGGTCAAGGCCGCCATCCTGCCGGGCGGGGAGCGGCGGGAGGCCCGCAGCCTGATCCTGGCCCTGGGGGCGGAGCCGCGCACCTTGGGCCTTGCGGACGAGGCGCGCCTGCGCGGGCGGGGCGTATCCTACTGCGCCACCTGCGATGGCGCGTTTTTCAAGGATAAAGAGGTGTTCGTAGTGGGCGGGGGCGATACCGCCGCGGAGGACGCCCTGTTTTTGACCCGCTTTGCCGCCCGGGTGCACCTGGTGCACCGGCGCGATGCCCTGCGCGCCGCGCGGGTGCTGCAAAAGCGCATCTTTGCCCACCCCAAGATCGTGCTGCATTGGGACAGCGTGGTCACCGCCCTTTCCGGGGATACCCGCCTGGAGAAGATCACCCTGCAAAACCGCAAGACCGGGGCGGAGCAGACCCTGCCGGCGGACGGGCTGTTCGTAGCCATCGGCACCATTCCCCAGACCGAGATCGTGCGGGGGCAGCTGGCGCTGGACGAGGCGGGCTATATCCTGGCGGATGACCATATGCGCACAGAGATCCCGGGCGTATTCGCCGCCGGGGATGCGCTGCAAAAGCCCCTGCGGCAGATCGTCACCGCCGCCGCAGACGGGGCCGTGGCCGGCTGGCAGGCCGAGAGCTACATCGGCGAGCTGGAGGACTGA
- a CDS encoding CAP domain-containing protein: MHRSMKTILAGALTATLLLAGAPTGQAAARGVNYYGLNRCAIRFIAIYRCPQLRPWPGCAITIKPGCPSLTPRPTQGPQATPSATPTQTPQATPSATATPAPSAAPTAAPSAQPTPTERPTATPQPSAAPSATATPKPSAKPTATPSAQPTTTPEASGSMTALEQSMLNMVNEERAKQGLSALQVDPTVQKVARLKAQDMVNNNYFAHESPTYGDIGSMLSRYGVSYRSAGENIAKNANVEKAHVALMNSAGHKANILGKGYTHVGIGIVTDANGYVTLAQVFVGK, encoded by the coding sequence ATGCATCGATCCATGAAAACCATACTGGCCGGCGCGCTGACCGCTACGCTGCTGCTGGCCGGCGCGCCTACGGGCCAGGCCGCCGCCCGGGGCGTAAATTACTACGGTCTGAACCGCTGCGCCATCCGCTTTATCGCCATCTACCGCTGCCCGCAGCTGCGCCCCTGGCCGGGCTGCGCCATCACCATTAAGCCCGGCTGCCCCAGCCTGACGCCCCGGCCTACCCAGGGGCCGCAGGCAACGCCCAGCGCTACGCCTACCCAAACGCCGCAAGCCACGCCCAGCGCTACGGCGACGCCCGCGCCATCGGCAGCGCCCACGGCAGCCCCCAGCGCCCAGCCGACGCCTACGGAGCGACCCACCGCCACCCCGCAGCCCAGCGCGGCCCCCAGCGCCACGGCTACGCCCAAGCCTTCAGCAAAGCCTACCGCCACGCCCAGCGCCCAGCCCACCACTACGCCGGAGGCCTCCGGCTCCATGACGGCGCTGGAGCAATCCATGCTGAACATGGTCAATGAGGAGCGGGCCAAGCAGGGCCTTAGCGCCCTGCAGGTGGACCCCACCGTGCAAAAGGTGGCCCGCCTCAAGGCACAGGATATGGTAAACAACAACTACTTTGCCCACGAGTCCCCCACCTATGGCGACATCGGGAGCATGCTCAGCCGCTACGGGGTCTCCTACCGCTCGGCGGGCGAGAACATCGCCAAAAACGCCAATGTGGAAAAGGCCCATGTGGCGCTGATGAACTCCGCTGGCCACAAGGCCAATATTCTGGGCAAGGGTTATACCCATGTGGGCATCGGCATCGTGACGGATGCCAACGGCTATGTGACCCTGGCGCAGGTGTTCGTCGGGAAGTAA
- a CDS encoding metallophosphoesterase, giving the protein MRIFAIGDLHLSGAQPKSMDVFGRHWARHWDRIRANWREVVQPQDVVLVPGDISWAMDLGGAQVDLDEICQMPGQKVLLRGNHDYWWSSLSRVRAALWGDTYALQNDCIRLGDAAVCGTRGWLCPNPGQFSVQDEKIYNRELGRMELSLKAFQKTGLPTENLVVMTHYPPFNDHQEPSGFTALYAQYGVKRAVYGHLHGAGLRNAYEGTMDGVQYFLTSCDYLEFKLQLIAQI; this is encoded by the coding sequence ATGAGGATTTTTGCAATAGGGGATCTGCACCTGTCGGGCGCGCAGCCCAAGAGCATGGATGTTTTCGGCCGCCACTGGGCCAGGCATTGGGACCGTATCCGCGCCAACTGGCGGGAGGTGGTGCAGCCACAGGACGTGGTGCTGGTGCCCGGGGACATCAGCTGGGCGATGGATTTAGGCGGCGCCCAGGTGGACCTGGACGAGATCTGCCAGATGCCGGGGCAAAAGGTGCTGCTGCGGGGCAACCACGATTACTGGTGGTCCAGCCTGAGCCGGGTGCGCGCGGCCCTGTGGGGGGATACCTATGCCCTGCAAAACGACTGTATCCGCCTGGGGGATGCGGCGGTGTGCGGCACCCGCGGGTGGCTGTGCCCCAACCCGGGGCAGTTCAGCGTGCAGGATGAAAAGATCTATAACCGGGAGCTGGGGCGGATGGAGCTCTCCCTCAAGGCCTTTCAAAAGACCGGCCTGCCCACGGAAAACCTGGTGGTGATGACCCACTATCCCCCCTTTAACGACCATCAGGAGCCCTCCGGCTTTACGGCGCTTTACGCCCAGTACGGCGTGAAGCGGGCAGTGTACGGGCACCTGCACGGGGCGGGGCTGCGCAACGCCTATGAGGGCACCATGGACGGGGTGCAGTATTTTCTCACCTCCTGCGATTATCTGGAGTTCAAGCTCCAGCTCATCGCGCAGATTTAA
- the glmM gene encoding phosphoglucosamine mutase, translating into MGILFGTDGVRGVANSELTCELAFKLGQAGAYVLTGETHHRPRILVGRDTRISGNMLEAALVAGICSVGAEAALVGVLPTPAVAYLTRAYEADAGVMISASHNPVEDNGIKFFNAQGYKLADAIEDAIEDIILNNRKELPQPIGAEVGASVQMRNARRDYIRFLQSTMETRLEGLFIVLDCANGAASHVAPEVFRALGAKVCAFYDDPDGTNINDNCGSTHPKHLQQRVVELGADVGLAFDGDADRLIAVDGRGVIVDGDQIMAICAGEMRRHGTLKKDTLVATVMSNMGLDLAMRREGVKIEKTGVGDRYVLEKMLAEGYNLGGEQSGHIIFSDFNTTGDGMVSALQLTGIMARTGKPLCELADIMQVLPQVLVGAKVSNERKDYFAKEAAIAERIALLDSKYAGRGRVLVRASGTEPLVRVMIEGEDLDEMQRDAQGLAQLIEQQLKVCPE; encoded by the coding sequence ATGGGTATCCTTTTTGGTACGGACGGCGTGCGCGGCGTCGCCAACTCTGAGCTGACATGCGAGCTGGCCTTTAAACTGGGGCAGGCAGGGGCCTATGTGCTGACGGGGGAGACCCACCACCGTCCCCGCATCCTGGTGGGGCGGGATACCCGCATTTCCGGCAACATGCTGGAGGCCGCGCTGGTGGCGGGCATCTGCTCGGTAGGGGCTGAGGCCGCCCTGGTAGGGGTGCTGCCCACCCCGGCAGTAGCCTACCTGACCCGCGCTTACGAGGCGGACGCGGGCGTGATGATCTCGGCCTCCCACAACCCGGTGGAGGATAACGGCATCAAGTTCTTTAACGCCCAGGGCTATAAGCTGGCCGACGCTATTGAGGACGCCATTGAGGACATCATCCTGAATAACCGCAAGGAGCTGCCCCAGCCCATCGGGGCGGAGGTGGGGGCCAGCGTGCAGATGCGCAACGCCCGCAGGGATTACATCCGCTTTTTACAATCCACCATGGAAACCCGCCTGGAGGGCCTGTTCATCGTGCTGGACTGCGCCAACGGCGCGGCCTCCCACGTAGCGCCGGAGGTGTTCCGGGCGCTGGGCGCCAAGGTGTGCGCCTTTTATGACGACCCGGATGGCACCAACATCAACGACAACTGCGGCTCTACCCACCCCAAACACCTGCAGCAGCGGGTGGTGGAGCTGGGCGCGGATGTGGGCCTGGCCTTTGATGGGGACGCCGACCGGCTTATCGCCGTGGACGGGCGGGGCGTGATCGTAGATGGCGACCAGATCATGGCCATCTGCGCCGGGGAGATGCGCCGCCACGGCACGCTGAAAAAGGATACCCTGGTGGCCACGGTGATGAGCAACATGGGGCTGGACCTGGCCATGCGGCGCGAGGGCGTCAAGATCGAAAAGACCGGGGTGGGGGACCGTTACGTGCTGGAAAAAATGCTGGCCGAGGGGTATAACCTGGGCGGCGAGCAGAGCGGCCACATCATCTTTTCGGATTTTAATACTACGGGGGACGGCATGGTCAGCGCCCTGCAGCTGACCGGCATCATGGCCCGCACGGGTAAGCCCCTTTGCGAACTGGCCGATATCATGCAGGTGCTGCCCCAGGTGCTGGTGGGCGCCAAGGTCTCTAACGAGCGCAAGGATTACTTTGCCAAGGAGGCGGCCATTGCCGAGCGCATCGCCCTTTTGGATAGCAAGTACGCCGGCCGGGGCCGGGTGCTGGTGCGCGCCTCGGGTACCGAGCCGCTGGTGCGCGTGATGATCGAGGGCGAGGATCTGGACGAGATGCAGCGGGACGCCCAGGGGCTGGCCCAGCTGATCGAGCAGCAATTAAAGGTCTGCCCAGAATAG
- a CDS encoding Ldh family oxidoreductase: protein MAYVTIDYKAALDFCRDLFPKYGFTKEQSEQVTDVLLRADLYGIESHGLQRLVRYHQEIGFGMVDTQARPEVVFETPVSAVIDAHKMMGQLAGRFGMEKAIEKAKTTGIGMVVVRNSNHYGIAGYYTKMAADADMIGVCMTNTEAIMVPTFGRRAMLGTDPIAVAMPADPTPFLFDAATTVVPRGKLEVYNKKEQPLPNGWALDADGLGCTDASEVLHNIIHRLGGGILPLGGEGELNSGYKGYGFGMICELCTGILAGGPTANHMTSVGDHADTSHCFWAIDYGIFGDKAQIKSRFSTYLEELRTSPKAKGQQRIYIHGEKELESMGKKQSEGLPVNDKTLSEMRRIGTEMGLDVDHYFGNIGKA from the coding sequence ATGGCTTACGTAACGATAGACTACAAGGCGGCGCTGGACTTTTGCAGGGACTTGTTCCCTAAATACGGCTTTACCAAAGAGCAGAGCGAGCAGGTGACCGATGTGCTGCTGCGCGCGGACCTGTACGGCATCGAATCCCATGGCCTGCAGCGCCTGGTGCGCTACCACCAGGAGATCGGCTTTGGCATGGTGGATACGCAGGCCCGGCCCGAGGTGGTGTTTGAGACCCCGGTCTCCGCGGTGATCGACGCGCACAAGATGATGGGGCAGCTGGCCGGCCGCTTTGGGATGGAAAAGGCCATCGAAAAGGCCAAGACCACCGGCATCGGCATGGTGGTGGTGCGCAACTCCAACCATTACGGCATCGCCGGGTATTACACCAAAATGGCCGCGGATGCGGACATGATCGGCGTGTGCATGACCAATACCGAGGCGATCATGGTGCCCACCTTCGGGCGCAGGGCCATGCTGGGGACCGACCCCATCGCCGTTGCCATGCCGGCCGACCCCACCCCCTTCCTCTTTGACGCGGCCACCACCGTGGTGCCTCGGGGCAAGCTGGAGGTCTACAATAAAAAAGAGCAGCCCCTGCCAAACGGCTGGGCGCTGGATGCCGACGGCCTGGGCTGCACAGATGCCAGCGAGGTGCTGCACAATATCATCCATCGCCTGGGCGGCGGCATCCTGCCCCTGGGCGGGGAGGGCGAGCTGAACAGTGGCTATAAGGGCTACGGCTTTGGCATGATCTGCGAGCTGTGCACCGGCATCCTGGCGGGCGGGCCCACCGCCAACCATATGACCTCGGTGGGGGATCATGCGGATACCTCCCACTGCTTCTGGGCCATAGATTACGGCATCTTTGGGGATAAGGCGCAGATCAAATCCCGCTTTTCCACCTATCTGGAGGAGCTGCGCACCTCCCCCAAGGCCAAGGGACAGCAGCGTATCTATATCCATGGGGAAAAAGAGCTGGAATCCATGGGCAAAAAGCAGAGCGAAGGGCTGCCGGTCAACGATAAGACCCTTTCGGAGATGCGGCGCATCGGCACCGAAATGGGGCTGGATGTGGACCACTATTTTGGGAATATCGGCAAGGCTTAA
- a CDS encoding response regulator — protein MTQAQRDEAVGLAQKICVEYFCNSNIAFLVSTFAPDIIWLGGGEDQRAEGAQNVAAAFWAGESEAIPYDMTNERYVALELKPDCYLVEGESDLHARPESGMALDAHQRVTFIFRRMDGALKCAHIHNSMPFNALQPGELFPVKKAREDFLRLQQAYDDQNRQMELILSQLPGGAVICRLDEGMSVKWATPGFYALLGYAGPADFAADQGGSYASHMDKADARKILRQIGALEIETGTCALQYRIRKKDGGELWVLDSAKKVRDVDGESVNYSFVTDITQRVAQQLQLENQARFLRQLYDTVPCGICQFSIEGEHELLSANQQALAIYGYEDLQEGQTAFHPLRDALACPDGRVRKAVCAVVRQGGSARYQRQCVKPDGGLLWVDVHIERIQNAQGRDVIQMVVIDITEQKRYQQAQEQERLIENRSLRAAICTAYPVILQINLTKDSFTVINQEQGATHLNGLHSYQQMVEASRLIVDEDYREDFNRRFDRRQVIDRFRAGERELYAEMRVAGEDGARHWIALHLVAVDNPYNDDVLAIELIKLLDEQRAQSARQEQLLRDALAAANTANKAKSDFLSRMSHDIRTPMNAIIGMSAIGLLKAAEPDRVRDCFQKIDLSSKYLLTLINDILDMSRIESGKMYIDIARFDFEELIDGVDHIIYPQAQEAGLHYEVYVMGQVASCYEGDALRINQVLINLLGNAVKFTPAGGRVTLTVREKARRGGHATLQFVVADTGQGMSEAFQDRMFQPFEQERDDEARNSVGSGLGLSIVYNIVQLMEGSISVQSQKGKGTAFTVSLPLGLSPQDEASPRQESTLLEGMSILIADDDPVVGEQAAALMAQVGARAQWVDSGQRAVQAVQEALAQDWGYDVALIDWKMPGMDGVETTRRIRALVGPETTIIIISAYDWSDIEQEARRAGADLFIPKPLFRDTLYRTLRQRAPRRAAPQLGPQAGFAGKRVLLVEDNLLNREIAKSLLEMQGLLVEEAPDGAKAVDAFAAHGAGYYAAILMDIRMPVMGGLQATSAIRALTRADAGRIPIIAMSANAFEEDKRQAAACGMDAYLVKPIDVKDLTLTLGRYLTQTE, from the coding sequence ATGACGCAGGCGCAAAGAGATGAGGCCGTGGGCCTGGCGCAAAAGATCTGCGTGGAGTATTTTTGCAACAGCAATATCGCCTTTCTGGTCTCCACCTTCGCGCCAGATATCATATGGCTGGGCGGCGGGGAGGATCAGCGGGCCGAGGGCGCGCAAAACGTGGCCGCGGCCTTTTGGGCTGGCGAATCCGAGGCGATCCCTTACGATATGACCAACGAGCGCTACGTGGCCCTGGAGCTTAAGCCGGACTGCTACCTGGTCGAGGGGGAGAGCGACCTGCACGCCCGGCCGGAGAGCGGCATGGCGCTGGACGCCCACCAGCGGGTCACCTTTATCTTCCGGCGGATGGATGGAGCGCTCAAGTGCGCGCACATCCATAATTCCATGCCCTTTAACGCCCTGCAGCCCGGCGAGCTGTTTCCGGTGAAAAAGGCGCGGGAGGACTTTTTGCGCCTGCAGCAGGCCTATGACGACCAGAACCGCCAGATGGAGCTGATCTTAAGCCAGCTGCCCGGCGGCGCGGTGATCTGCCGCCTGGACGAGGGGATGAGCGTAAAATGGGCTACGCCGGGCTTTTACGCGCTTTTGGGCTATGCCGGCCCTGCGGACTTTGCGGCCGATCAGGGCGGCAGCTATGCCAGCCATATGGATAAGGCGGACGCCCGGAAGATCCTGCGGCAGATCGGCGCGCTGGAGATTGAGACCGGCACCTGCGCGCTGCAATACCGCATCCGCAAAAAGGACGGCGGGGAGCTATGGGTGCTGGACAGCGCCAAAAAAGTGCGGGATGTGGATGGGGAGAGCGTCAACTACTCCTTTGTGACGGATATTACCCAGCGGGTAGCCCAGCAGCTGCAGCTGGAGAACCAGGCGCGCTTTTTGCGCCAGCTATACGATACGGTGCCCTGCGGCATCTGCCAGTTCAGCATAGAGGGGGAGCACGAGCTGCTCTCGGCCAACCAGCAGGCCCTGGCGATCTACGGCTATGAGGACCTGCAGGAGGGGCAGACCGCATTTCATCCCCTGCGGGATGCGCTGGCCTGTCCAGACGGGCGGGTGCGCAAGGCCGTTTGCGCCGTGGTGCGCCAGGGCGGCAGCGCCCGCTACCAGCGCCAGTGCGTCAAGCCGGACGGCGGGCTGCTGTGGGTGGATGTGCATATCGAGCGCATCCAAAACGCCCAGGGGCGGGACGTGATCCAGATGGTGGTCATCGATATCACCGAGCAAAAGCGCTACCAGCAGGCGCAAGAGCAAGAGCGCCTGATCGAGAACCGCTCGCTGCGGGCGGCCATCTGCACCGCCTATCCGGTGATCCTACAGATCAACCTGACAAAGGATAGCTTTACCGTGATCAACCAAGAGCAGGGGGCCACGCATCTCAACGGCCTGCACAGCTATCAGCAGATGGTGGAAGCCAGCAGGCTCATCGTGGATGAGGATTACCGGGAGGACTTTAACCGCCGCTTTGACCGCCGGCAGGTCATAGACCGCTTTCGGGCGGGAGAGCGGGAGCTGTACGCGGAGATGCGCGTAGCCGGGGAGGACGGCGCGCGGCACTGGATCGCCCTGCATCTGGTGGCGGTGGATAACCCCTATAATGACGACGTGCTGGCCATCGAGCTTATCAAGTTGCTGGACGAGCAGCGGGCCCAGAGCGCACGCCAGGAGCAGCTGCTGCGGGATGCGCTTGCCGCCGCCAACACCGCCAATAAGGCCAAGAGCGACTTCCTCTCCCGGATGAGCCACGATATCCGCACCCCCATGAACGCCATCATCGGCATGAGCGCCATCGGCCTGTTAAAGGCGGCGGAGCCCGATCGGGTGCGGGATTGCTTCCAGAAGATCGACCTGAGCTCCAAATACCTTTTGACCCTGATCAACGACATCCTGGATATGTCCCGCATCGAGAGCGGCAAGATGTATATCGATATTGCGCGCTTTGACTTTGAGGAGCTGATCGACGGGGTGGATCACATCATCTACCCCCAGGCCCAGGAGGCCGGGCTGCATTACGAGGTATATGTCATGGGCCAGGTGGCCAGCTGCTATGAGGGGGACGCGCTGCGCATCAATCAGGTGCTGATCAACCTGCTGGGCAACGCCGTCAAGTTTACCCCAGCCGGGGGCCGGGTCACCCTCACAGTGCGCGAAAAGGCGCGCCGGGGCGGGCATGCCACGCTTCAGTTCGTGGTGGCCGATACCGGCCAGGGCATGAGCGAGGCCTTTCAGGACCGCATGTTTCAGCCCTTTGAGCAGGAGCGGGACGACGAGGCGCGCAACAGCGTAGGCAGCGGGCTGGGGCTTTCCATCGTCTACAATATCGTCCAGCTGATGGAGGGCAGCATCAGCGTCCAAAGCCAAAAGGGAAAGGGAACGGCCTTTACCGTATCCCTGCCCCTGGGCCTTTCCCCGCAGGACGAGGCCTCGCCCCGGCAGGAGAGCACCCTGCTAGAGGGGATGAGTATCCTCATCGCCGATGACGACCCGGTGGTGGGCGAGCAGGCCGCCGCCCTCATGGCCCAGGTAGGCGCGCGGGCGCAGTGGGTGGATTCGGGCCAGCGGGCCGTGCAGGCCGTACAAGAGGCGCTGGCGCAGGATTGGGGGTACGATGTGGCCCTGATCGACTGGAAGATGCCCGGCATGGACGGGGTGGAGACCACCCGCCGCATCCGCGCCCTGGTGGGGCCGGAGACCACCATCATCATCATCTCCGCTTACGATTGGAGCGATATCGAGCAGGAGGCGCGCCGGGCCGGGGCGGACCTGTTCATCCCTAAACCGCTGTTTCGGGATACCCTGTACCGCACCCTGCGCCAGCGCGCCCCCCGGCGGGCCGCGCCCCAGCTGGGGCCGCAGGCGGGTTTTGCGGGCAAGCGCGTGCTGCTGGTGGAGGATAACCTGCTCAACCGGGAGATCGCCAAATCCCTTTTGGAGATGCAGGGCCTGCTGGTAGAGGAGGCGCCGGACGGGGCCAAGGCTGTGGATGCCTTTGCCGCCCACGGCGCGGGCTATTACGCCGCCATCCTCATGGATATCCGCATGCCGGTCATGGGCGGCCTGCAGGCCACCAGCGCCATACGCGCCCTGACCAGGGCGGACGCGGGGCGCATCCCCATCATCGCCATGAGCGCCAATGCCTTTGAGGAGGATAAGCGTCAGGCCGCCGCCTGCGGGATGGACGCCTACCTGGTCAAACCCATCGACGTAAAGGACCTGACCCTGACGCTGGGACGCTACCTGACACAAACGGAATAA